One genomic window of Candidatus Nitrosopumilus sediminis includes the following:
- a CDS encoding amidophosphoribosyltransferase, which translates to MGAEVELPKVKENCGVVGIYSLSGTNVVPMVFDALRALQHRGQEAWGFAVPNKPPFKKVGLVSHSSSEFKKIAQEYASPCVIGHVRYSTMGTSTLENAQPLKVKDLCIAHNGTIANAQELSNLVGGCSFTPQNASDTLVAAQRLVSLISENGQMGKALSILKNEMVGSYCFTFISDDNSVFAARDPKGFRPMVLGHKESDDTYIVTSESAAVTAVGATLQRDVIPGELIKLSKSGLETEMFSDDTSRAHCSFEFTYFAHPSSNMEGHNIYLSRKRIGQFMAKKFPIKDADLVIPVPDSARPAALGYAQELGVSFDEGLLKDRYSKKGPLRSFIEPHQSDRVEINRWIIPITEIIKDKHVVVIDDSLVRGTSSKAIIKALRRAGAKKISMLITYPQINYPCYAGIDFPSQEELATYTDGKNMSVDQITEMVRQSIGVDFLGYNDAENLANAVGMPKDSMCFTCSSGNYDSLGIKPDFTKREQVKAKI; encoded by the coding sequence ATGGGGGCTGAAGTAGAGTTGCCTAAAGTAAAGGAAAATTGCGGTGTTGTTGGAATTTACAGTTTATCTGGGACAAATGTAGTCCCAATGGTATTTGATGCTTTACGTGCATTGCAACATAGAGGACAAGAAGCTTGGGGTTTTGCAGTTCCAAACAAGCCTCCTTTTAAAAAAGTAGGATTAGTTTCACACTCTTCATCTGAATTTAAAAAAATTGCCCAAGAGTATGCATCTCCTTGTGTAATTGGCCATGTCCGGTATTCTACAATGGGAACAAGCACTCTAGAAAACGCGCAGCCATTGAAAGTAAAGGATCTCTGCATTGCACACAATGGAACTATTGCCAATGCTCAAGAACTATCAAATTTGGTAGGGGGGTGTTCTTTTACTCCTCAAAATGCAAGTGACACTTTGGTTGCTGCTCAACGACTGGTATCATTAATTTCTGAAAATGGTCAAATGGGAAAAGCCCTTTCCATTTTGAAAAATGAAATGGTGGGTTCGTATTGCTTTACTTTTATTTCTGATGATAATTCTGTATTTGCTGCTAGAGATCCTAAAGGATTTCGTCCTATGGTTTTGGGACACAAAGAATCTGATGACACATACATTGTAACCTCTGAATCAGCTGCTGTAACTGCAGTAGGTGCAACTCTTCAAAGAGACGTAATACCTGGCGAATTAATCAAACTAAGTAAAAGTGGATTAGAAACTGAAATGTTTTCAGATGATACTTCTCGTGCGCATTGTTCTTTTGAATTCACTTACTTTGCTCATCCATCAAGTAACATGGAAGGACACAACATTTACCTTTCAAGAAAAAGAATTGGGCAATTTATGGCAAAAAAATTTCCAATCAAAGATGCAGATTTAGTAATTCCGGTACCTGATTCTGCTAGACCTGCAGCGTTAGGTTATGCACAAGAACTTGGTGTGTCTTTTGATGAAGGTTTACTAAAAGACAGATACAGCAAGAAAGGTCCATTGCGAAGTTTCATTGAGCCTCATCAAAGTGATAGAGTTGAAATCAATCGTTGGATAATTCCAATTACTGAAATAATTAAAGATAAACACGTCGTAGTGATTGATGACAGTCTAGTTAGGGGTACTAGTTCTAAGGCCATTATCAAGGCGCTTCGTCGTGCTGGGGCTAAAAAAATAAGCATGTTGATCACATATCCGCAAATTAATTATCCTTGCTATGCTGGAATTGATTTTCCTTCACAAGAAGAACTTGCCACGTATACTGATGGTAAAAATATGTCTGTTGATCAAATCACTGAAATGGTCAGACAAAGTATTGGTGTTGACTTTTTAGGATATAATGACGCTGAAAATCTGGCAAACGCAGTTGGAATGCCAAAAGATTCCATGTGCTTTACATGTTCTTCTGGAAATTATGATTCATTGGGAATAAAACCTGACTTTACAAAACGTGAACAAGTCAAGGCCAAAATCTAG
- a CDS encoding DUF427 domain-containing protein, with protein sequence MKAIWNDVVIAESNDTVEVEGNHYFPFDSIKQEYFKKTDLTTFCGWKGMANYYSVNVNGKINKDCAWYYAKPNDAASKIKGMVAFWNGIKIK encoded by the coding sequence GTGAAAGCAATCTGGAATGATGTAGTAATTGCAGAAAGCAATGACACTGTAGAGGTTGAAGGCAACCATTATTTTCCTTTTGATTCAATCAAACAGGAATATTTCAAAAAGACTGATTTAACTACTTTTTGTGGTTGGAAAGGAATGGCAAATTACTATTCTGTTAATGTAAATGGAAAAATAAACAAAGATTGCGCATGGTATTATGCAAAACCGAATGATGCTGCCTCTAAAATTAAAGGAATGGTGGCTTTTTGGAATGGTATTAAAATAAAATAA
- a CDS encoding two-component system sensor histidine kinase NtrB codes for MKNKFKVTIIILIQIGIIIGSFLTLAIFESETALLGNSINIAGKNRLLSSEFVNEIKDYTYLKNPEANPQDKLAALEENIHLLKNGGMLNENKIPMLNPEFEKEWNEIEANFIALETEYLVFKEKENFNFTYEEMANVEQNFSLFLKSSDQLVEKLGNQVKKLSERLIILQLLLLIFNVAVHVELIIIVTHIYKNEFEKSKKLEKLAVIGELSARLSHDMRNPLSNLKMSLELIDARITDESSRDKLKIMKRSIDRITHQIENVLDFVRTKEPSISTWNLNSIIQESMNQIKIPNTIKISLPAENLLVCCDKEQMEIVFLNLIKNSIESIDGEGTVKIESKETAKEIIIKIQDSGSGIPEQYIDQIFDPLVTFKSKGTGLGLASCQNIVKNHGGIISVKNNPTTFTITLPKKRTLRK; via the coding sequence TTGAAAAATAAATTCAAGGTTACAATTATTATTTTAATCCAAATAGGGATAATAATAGGTAGTTTTTTAACATTAGCAATTTTCGAATCAGAAACAGCGTTACTAGGAAATTCGATCAATATTGCAGGAAAAAATCGACTTTTATCAAGTGAATTTGTAAATGAAATTAAAGATTATACATATTTGAAAAACCCAGAAGCCAACCCTCAAGACAAACTTGCAGCCCTTGAAGAGAATATCCATCTTTTAAAAAACGGAGGAATGTTAAATGAAAACAAAATACCAATGCTTAATCCTGAATTTGAAAAAGAGTGGAATGAAATAGAGGCAAATTTCATTGCGTTGGAAACAGAATATTTAGTTTTCAAAGAGAAAGAAAATTTTAATTTTACATATGAGGAAATGGCAAATGTCGAACAGAATTTTAGTTTGTTTCTCAAGTCTTCAGATCAACTAGTAGAAAAACTTGGAAACCAGGTCAAAAAATTATCAGAGAGATTAATTATTCTTCAATTATTGTTATTAATTTTCAATGTAGCAGTCCATGTCGAACTAATTATTATCGTAACTCATATTTACAAAAATGAATTTGAAAAAAGCAAGAAATTAGAGAAATTAGCAGTCATAGGAGAACTTTCGGCCAGATTGTCTCACGATATGCGCAACCCACTTTCAAATCTAAAGATGTCTCTAGAATTAATTGATGCCAGAATTACAGATGAGTCATCACGAGATAAATTGAAAATCATGAAAAGATCAATAGACAGAATCACTCATCAGATTGAAAATGTGTTAGATTTTGTAAGAACAAAAGAACCAAGCATCTCCACATGGAATCTAAATTCAATCATACAGGAATCAATGAATCAAATCAAGATTCCAAATACAATAAAAATATCGCTACCAGCGGAAAATTTGCTAGTTTGTTGCGATAAAGAACAGATGGAAATTGTATTTCTAAATTTAATAAAAAACTCCATAGAGTCAATTGACGGAGAAGGAACCGTAAAAATAGAATCAAAAGAGACAGCAAAGGAGATAATTATCAAAATTCAAGATTCTGGATCAGGTATACCGGAACAATACATTGATCAAATCTTTGATCCATTAGTCACTTTTAAAAGCAAAGGTACAGGGTTAGGGCTTGCAAGTTGTCAAAACATTGTAAAAAATCATGGAGGTATAATTAGTGTGAAAAATAATCCCACCACATTCACCATAACACTGCCAAAAAAGAGAACATTAAGAAAATAG